The Coccidioides posadasii str. Silveira chromosome 3, complete sequence genome contains a region encoding:
- a CDS encoding uncharacterized protein (EggNog:ENOG410PXC8~COG:Q) — MVSLSEVRAANAQLVKCSPGGVYVFVGATSGIGENALRKFARLAAKPRVYIVGRNLVVGESLLRDLRESNPDGEFIFIHTDISLVKDAEDVCAEIASKETRLDLLFLSAGYFPWDGRQDTVEGLDAAMATRYYTRILLAKRLARLLEASPAGRVVSVLYATGSTRLVETDLGLESPENYSMMKAGVGTATMNSLALHHLATLHPRVSFVHTYPGVVRTKGWANGGRSFVGLVVKYVLAPLTWPFALSVDEAGDRALYTTISEQNRVDGSGASQVILVNWNNDTVQPDRLTREYMTSEMLGKVWDHTEATLKSILEK, encoded by the exons ATGGTTTCTTTATCCGAAGTGCGAGCTGCGAATGCCCAGCTCGTCAAATGCTCACCGGGAGGAGTTTATGTCTTCGTCGGAGCAACGAGCGGAATCGGGGAGAATGCTTTGCGCAAGTTTGCCCGCCTTGCTGCAAAGCCGCGGGTGTATATTGTAGGGCGAAATCTCGTCGTGGGAGAGTCTCTTTTGCGAGACCTGCGCGAGTCCAACCCAGATGGCGAGTTTATCTTCATTCACACGGACATCTCTCTTGTGAAGGATGCGGAAGACGTTTGCGCAGAGATCGCTAGCAAAGAAACCAGATTGGACTTGCTATTTCTATCAGCGGGTTATTTCCCCTGGGATGGTCGACAAG ACACCGTTGAAGGGTTGGATGCCGCTATGGCTACCCGTTATTACACGCGGATCCTTCTGGCCAAACGTCTTGCCCGGCTTCTTGAAGCATCTCCAGCAGGAAGAGTTGTCAGCGTTCTTTACGCAACCGGTTCCACTCGTCTTGTGGAGACAGACTTGGGGCTTGAAAGCCCAGAAAATTACAGCATGATGAAGGCTGGAGTTGGAACGGCGACGATGAACTCTCTTGCACTGCACCATTTAGCTACATTACATCCTCGGGTTTCGTTCGTACATACCTACCCGGGCGTTGTTCGGACGAAAGGATGGGCGAACGGTGGTCGTAGTTTCGTTGGTCTGGTTGTGAAATATGTTCTAGCTCCGCTGACATGGCCTTTTGCGTTAAGCGTCGATGAAGCTGGAGACAGGGCTTTATATACCACTATCTCTGAGCAGAACAGAGTGGACGGGTCTGGTGCCAGTCAAGTAATTCTAGTCAACTGGAATAATGATACAGTCCAGCCTGATAGACTGACCAGGGAGTACATGACGAGCGAAATGCTTGGGAAGGTTTGGGACCACACAGAAGCAACTTTGAAGTCGATTTTAGAAAAATAA
- a CDS encoding uncharacterized protein (EggNog:ENOG410PFZW~COG:S~TransMembrane:1 (o1117-1136i)~BUSCO:1227at33183) has translation MESNASESPSASSPNGLKIFTRPKRSRTTLNEIDHPYASDQSSRTPSLDIRPSTSHGSSVAPTGLAKFIPGAKRRQRRKTKGANNESLIDLNSEISGESRVSLPALEVNGERHRPITDPSLLMDDPEFGAGPPTAPHKLHADGPRTSPLITVSDPSIREGHHDTQGGSSAANSETASDNLNLAILRSTAVGVPAHSPTKENVGSSTGRKLRSAFNPRSPNRSSNTSPDRGSSKSSGSKAGKGFLGSAVRTTSFSSKKNKKSPEDIPPLPAPPKLPEDTVSKNNRHLPPLDTTPSTPPLGHKPLPVKTTVTPPTPTNPRLQENNAELVHSPESMTNPSSLPPNAVLSPSGNMISHRRVRSASAAHPPSKLSSSMTIPSTPSIDEKSTTPGSRNGQGNSAGGGFFSSMFSAAQNAASTLSIGLNQGRARNASDPGEAEKQPTPDQPENRSRSSSVRDTEVEEKKEQAIDTLGMGNLDFSHLGIDPSAGNQVTTPDGVVFTKTDQGHRSRGSTVSERDELAARIEDLRAARAVSMAYEKTPHSASFPASIAEDNQLDSRASAPFSGLGKGGSGGERTPPTASIVDGDISERVMRSGSLRSRRGIRRKRGSSAATSTTIGAIGAALGMPGAHLSTPRLTGFAVASKKRNRDFHQLFRSVPEDDYLIEDYSCALQREIILAGRIYISEGHICFSSNILGWVTTLVIGFDEIVAIEKESTAMVFPNAIAIQTLHARHIFRSLLSRDSTYDLMVNIWRINHPTLKSSVNGAQIEQGTGDKTEKAELSDDDNASISDGEEVYDEDEEGGVAGIMENVDSLATSDISEPRKRVARKPSTMLVSTGISSQAVSVAAGDESKTGTKSGTSTDVSAQFPGPKTHAPTEFTDPSGRYDKVVKDETIPAPLGQVYSLVFGAASTSFISKFLVEYEKVLDLQFEGDKKGLTEETKTRSYTYIKPLNSSIGPKQTKCISVEQLDFFDLEKAVLVTLTTQTPDVPNGNVFSVKTKYLFTWAPGNSTRFLMSCVVEWTGRSWIKGPIEKGANDGQLGYGTNLIKALKAGIAPKARKLTPKGTTKSKIKRTKTTTSELDASNGGASKADRAGATSWGLFEPFRGPLSPIVDIFKPFWSSNVAAVLVCSLLLMMWLRTPPTSSIRSHGIAPHHLSVPERLLAYDELWAKEESDLWDWLEDRVGMDGLAIPAAGIENGNSKQRRKRVHKDAEARLRDERMSEREIVDAIRVTQKRLETLQQVIDRRKLDRQRGESEDRAAKN, from the exons ATGGAGAGCAATGCGAGTGAATCCCCTTCCGCATCCTCCCCAAATGGTCTCAAGATCTTCACCAGGCCCAAGCGAAGCCGGACCACCCTGAACGAAATAGACCACCCATACGCGTCCGATCAAAGCTCGAGgaccccctctctcgacatCCGCCCCTCGACGAGCCATGGCAGCAGCGTGGCACCAACTGGGCTCGCGAAGTTCATCCCTGGAGCGAAGAGGCGACAGCGGAGGAAGACAAAGGGGGCCAATAATGAAAGTTTGATTGACTTGAATAGCGAGATTTCGGGGGAATCTCGAGTCTCTCTGCCGGCTCTAGAGGTAAATGGGGAACGTCACAGGCCGATTACCGACCCCAGCCTTCTCATGGATGACCCGGAGTTTGGAGC AGGTCCTCCTACCGCTCCACATAAACTACATGCCGATGGGCCTCGAACATCGCCGCTTATTACAGTATCCGACCCATCAATTCGTGAAGGACACCACGATACGCAAGGCGGAAGTTCGGCTGCGAATTCTGAAACGGCCTCTGACAATTTGAACTTAGCCATACTGCGTTCGACCGCCGTTGGAGTCCCGGCGCATTCACCCACAAAAGAAAATGTGGGTTCGTCGACAGGGCGGAAGCTGAGAAGTGCCTTCAACCCTCGTTCTCCGAATAGAAGCTCGAATACCAGCCCGGACCGGGGGTCTTCAAAATCGTCGGGAAGCAAGGCCGGAAAGGGGTTTTTGGGCTCTGCGGTTAGGACGACAagcttttcttcaaagaaaaacaagaagAGCCCAGAAGATATCCCGCCGCTGCCAGCTCCTCCTAAGCTTCCTGAGGATACTGTCTCTAAAAACAACCGACATTTACCTCCCCTCGACACGACGCCCAGCACGCCCCCCCTTGGCCATAAGCCTCTACCGGTCAAGACAACCGTCACTCCTCCAACTCCAACAAACCCCCGATTGCAGGAAAACAATGCCGAGCTTGTCCATTCTCCCGAGTCCATGACAAACCCTTCCTCACTCCCACCCAATGCTGTTCTCAGCCCCTCTGGTAATATGATATCTCACCGGCGTGTGCGATCAGCATCCGCGGCCCATCCTCCAAGTAAACTATCCAGCTCAATGACAATACCTTCAACACCTTCTATAGACGAAAAGAGTACAACCCCAGGCTCGCGGAATGGCCAGGGCAATTCTGCCGGGGgtggtttcttttcctcgaTGTTCTCCGCCGCGCAAAATGCAGCCTCAACTCTTTCCATTGGCTTGAATCAGGGACGAGCCCGTAACGCGTCGGATCCCGGGGAGGCTGAAAAGCAACCCACGCCAGACCAGCCCGAGAATAGGTCACGGTCGTCGTCAGTCCGTGATACCGAGgttgaagagaagaaagaacagGCGATAGATACCCTTGGCATGGGTAATTTGGATTTCAGCCACCTTGGGATAGACCCATCAGCGGGCAATCAGGTAACCACACCTGATGGTGTAGTTTTCACAAAGACCGATCAGGGTCACCGTTCACGGGGGAGTACAGTGTCGGAGCGGGATGAGCTAGCAGCGAGGATAGAGGATCTGAGGGCTGCTCGAGCCGTATCGATGGCGTATGAGAAAACTCCTCATAGCGCAAGCTTCCCGGCTTCCATCGCTGAAGATAACCAACTGGATAGTCGTGCCAGTGCGCCATTTTCTGGTCTCGGTAAAGGAGGAAGTGGTGGTGAGCGCACGCCACCCACGGCGAGTATCGTTGATGGCGACATTTCTGAACGCGTTATGCGGAGTGGGAGTTTGCGAAGCCGTCGTGGTATTCGTAGGAAACGTGGATCTTCAGCGGCTACCTCCACGACCATTGGGGCAATTGGGGCCGCGTTAGGTATGCCAGGAGCCCACTTAAGCACTCCTCGCTTAACAGGCTTTGCTGTGGCTAGCAAGAAGAGAAATCGAGACTTTCATCAACTGTTCAGGAGTGTCCCGGAAGATGACTATTTGATTGAAGACTACAGCTGCGCGCTTCAACGAGAAATCATCTTGGCTGGCCGGATCTACATATCAGAGGGTCATATTTGTTTCTCTAGCAATATTCTCGGCTGGGTTACTACATTGGTGATTGGATTCGACGAGATAGTGGCCATTGAAAAGGAGTCGACGGCTATGGTGTTTCCTAACGCTATTGCTATTCAAACCCTTCACGCGCGTCACATTTTTCGCAGCCTGCTCAGCAGGGACTCAACGTATGATCTCATGGTAAACATCTGGAGAATCAACCATCCCACGCTCAAAAGTTCTGTCAATGGAGCACAGATTGAACAAGGAACCGGTGATAAGACAGAAAAGGCTGAACTTAGTGACGATGATAACGCTTCTATCTCCGACGGCGAAGAGGTttatgatgaagatgaagagggTGGAGTGGCTGGCATCATGGAAAATGTTGACAGCTTGGCTACTAGTGACATTTCGGAGCCGAGAAAACGCGTGGCTCGAAAACCGTCGACAATGCTGGTATCTACGGGTATTTCATCCCAGGCAGTCTCCGTAGCGGCTGGTGATGAATCCAAAACTGGAACTAAGTCTGGGACTTCGACGGATGTGTCCGCGCAATTTCCCGGTCCGAAGACTCATGCGCCCACTGAATTCACGGACCCTTCCGGACGTTACGATAAAGTCGTCAAAGACGAAACAATTCCAGCCCCCTTGGGTCAAGTTTATTCTCTAGTATTCGGAGCAGCTTCTACTTCATTCATTTCGAAGTTCCTCGTTGAATACGAGAAAGTGCTGGATCTGCAGTTCGAAGGCGACAAGAAAGGTCTGACAGAAGAGACCAAAACCAGATCGTACACCTACATCAAACCCCTGAATTCGTCCATAGGCCCAAAACAGACGAAATGTATCAGTGTCGAGCAGTTGGACTTCTTTGATTTGGAGAAAGCCGTGCTAGTAACCCTTACAACCCAAACTCCAGATGTCCCGAACGGTAACGTGTTTTCCGTTAAGACGAAGTACCTCTTTACCTGGGCGCCAGGAAATTCAACTCGTTTTCTCATGTCTTGTGTTGTGGAATGGACGGGGAGAAGTTGGATCAAAG GTCCTATTGAAAAAGGCGCTAATGACGGTCAGCTCGGCTACGGGACTAATTTAATAAAAGCTCTCAAGGCCGGAATCGCTCCTAAGGCTCGCAAGTTAACTCCTAAAGGTACTACGAAGAGTAAAATCAAACGCACGAAAACAACTACTTCTGAATTGGATGCGAGCAATGGCGGAGCCTCCAAAGCCGATAGGGCCGGAGCTACCAGTTGGGGCCTGTTTGAACCATTCCGAGGTCCGCTTTCTCCAATCGTTGATATATTCAAACCGTTTTGGAGCTCCAATGTGGCTGCTGTACTCGTGTGCAGCCTTCTACTCATGATGTGGTTACGTACCCCACCGACTTCTTCCATAAGGTCACACGGCATTGCTCCCCACCATCTCTCCGTGCCTGAGAGACTACTTGCCTACGACGAATTGTGGGCTAAAGAAGAAAGCGATTTGTGGGATTGGTTAGAGGACCGTGTTGGGATGGACGGTTTGGCTATACCGGCAGCCGGTATAGAAAATGGCAATTCAAAACAGCGGCGCAAACGAGTTCACAAGGACGCAGAAGCTCGCCTACGAGACGAAAGAATGTCAGAACGTGAGATTGTAGATGCTATTCGTGTGACGCAGAAACGGCTAGAGACTCTTCAACAAGTCATTGACAGACGGAAGCTTGACCGACAGCGAGGCGAAAGTGAAGATCGTGCGGCTAAAAACTAA
- a CDS encoding uncharacterized protein (EggNog:ENOG410PJTH~COG:S~TransMembrane:5 (o20-38i50-70o82-105i168-191o231-256i)~BUSCO:12640at33183) produces MERVPSSNIPPSVRAPRLLGLHGATWLYPLKGIVYFLRHRFLWPLFHARMLPIALLSAFIYALLFFFIYLPQVAFLAIFHGWAGAWINGAFLVLGEGAAIVALLFEAFFVDETQVDIFDAVLIKTGNKDLVGTARLLHPEAPDPVNMLGKLSVGAVYAPFSFRQIVEFIVLLPLTLVPVIGAPLFLVLTGYRGGPFHHWRYFQLRDFTKSERKEFIARRKIRYTMFGTTALILQLIPFFSMFFLVTTAAGSALWAADMERRRKLLSERVVHIEEEYHDNPV; encoded by the exons ATGGAGCGTGTGCCTTCAAGTAATATACCTCCTTCTGTAAGGGCTCCCAGACTGCTGGGATTGCATGGTGCGACCTGGCTATACCCTCTCAAG GGCATCGTCTACTTTCTTCGTCATCGCTTTCTCTGGCCGCTATTCCATGCTCGCATGCTACCAATAGCTCTGCTCTCCGCCTTTATTTACgcccttctcttcttcttcatataCCTCCCGCAGGTTGCATTTCTGGCGATCTTTCATGGATGGGCTGGTGCCTGGATTAACGGGGCCTTCCTCGTCCTCGGTGAAGGTGCTGCCATTGTGGCCCTTTTATTCGAAGCATTCTTCGTCGACGAGACCCAGGTCGATATCTTCGATGCGGTCCTCATTAAAACGGGGAACAAGGACCTTGTGGGCACAGCAAGACTCTTGCACCCCGAAGCTCCCGATCCAGTGAACATGCTGGGTAAGCTTAGCGTGGGCGCAGTGTATGCACCGTTTTCGTTCCGGCAGATTGTGGAGTTCATCGTACTCTTGCCGTTAACCTTGGTCCCGGTGATTGGAGCGCCGCTGTTTCTCGTCCTCACGGGCTATAGGGGCGGGCCGTTTCATCATTGGAGATATTTCCAACTTAGAGATTTTACCAAGTCTGAGCGGAAGGAATTTATCGCGAGGAGGAAGATAAGGTATACAAT GTTTGGCACTACTGCTCTTATACTGCAGTTGATTCCATTCTTCTCAATGTTCTTCCTTGTCACTACAGCGGCGGGCTCAGCGCTCTGGGCTGCCGACATGGAACGGCGGAGAAAGCTTTTGAGCGAGCGAGTGGTTCACATTGAAGAGGAATATCACGACAACCCAGTTTAG
- a CDS encoding uncharacterized protein (EggNog:ENOG410PKE0~COG:S~BUSCO:6765at33183): MESSPLTLAHTHARNALLETRKANPVAASEEHDLAAGEFAIAAQNTADKDALRTLLLLEQHHKRLAKIIRFQHENPPNVSSPEPESGLSPSTVAPTATPNSPSKPAPFTTHPSSQPLQQPPRLQATNRPGHRETTSLASNLASARGIPAYPRRGSPVPPTLSTQNGGAKMAEFPHKIRSTASNHTDTHSTRASGWKPSWSPAISPTEITQQQVVLPDSGNEISAPFRSLAGDEPFRRFYSTFGGLISKLSAPLAFASLPLGPDAAGQRSPTATKSPADTKVDKFSAAADLTQYSHREPDVKNLVSSAALRAIKDKDGYFGSNTSESFYVVPTSGGMISYAGILSRAEKEARRNSVEEDEDTFVDARENPPSPEARGSMNRDKTKGTRRNGRSTPKASSSGTTATRDTKTLEELQMENQALRHLSDTLAKRLHMWEVNAQSSSFALQQSLKAIQNQAVASRQASPSASASRPPPARQEAVDIDKIKDLENLVKNHEKELERVGKENEKLKTVLGRYRDRWEKLKEGARNRREGNGSSPAAASGANTTGAGSRPTGGADPEAVRSPVIPSADTDVNSGKGEDIQLLEE, encoded by the exons ATGGAATCATCTCCCCTAACTTTG GCGCACACCCATGCGCGCAACGCCCTTCTTGAAACACGCAAAGCAAACCCTGTAGCAGCGAGCGAGGAACATGATCTCGCAGCGGGGGAGTTTGCCATAGCTGCGCAAAACACAGCTGACAAAGAT GCGTTACGAACCCTTCTCCTACTGGAACAACATCATAAACGGCTCGCGAAAATTATCAGATTTCAACATGAGAATCCACCCAATGTCTCGTCACCAGAACCCGAATCTGGCCTTTCCCCCTCGACCGTAGCCCCGACGGCCACTCCAAACAGCCCCTCCAAGCCTGCGCCCTTTACAACGCACCCGTCATCCCAGCCCTTGCAGCAGCCACCGCGTCTGCAAGCGACAAATCGGCCCGGTCATCGCGAAACGACTTCCCTTGCAAGCAATCTAGCTTCAGCACGTGGTATACCTGCCTATCCCCGTCGCGGAAGCCCTGTTCCTCCCACCTTGTCCACCCAAAATGGAGGCGCGAAAATGGCAGAGTTCCCCCATAAGATAAGGAGCACTGCTAGCAATCATACCGACACTCACTCAACTAGGGCATCAGGTTGGAAACCGTCTTGGTCTCCGGCTATCAGCCCGACAGAAATCACACAGCAGCAGGTCGTACTGCCGGATAGTGGAAACGAGATTTCCGCGCCATTTAGGTCTCTTGCTGGTGATGAACCATTTCGACGATTCTACTCCACATTCGGTGGCCTTATTTCGAAACTCTCAGCGCCTCTCGCTTTTGCTAGTCTTCCTCTAGGACCCGATGCAGCTGGTCAACGATCCCCTACTGCTACAAAATCCCCGGCGGACACAAAAGTGGACAAGTTCTCTGCAGCAGCAGATCTTACACAGTATTCCCACAGGGAACCCGATGTCAAGAACCTTGTGTCCAGCGCAGCTCTCCGAGCCATTAAAGACAAAGATGGTTACTTCGGTAGTAATACCTCAGAATCATTTTACGTTGTTCCTACTTCTGGTGGGATGATATCATACGCAGGTATCCTTTCCCGTGCAGAGAAAGAAGCGCGGAGAAATAGCGTTGAAGAGGACGAAGACACCTTTGTTGACGCCCGCGAGAATCCCCCGTCCCCAGAAGCACGAGGGAGCATGAACCGAGACAAGACTAAGGGAACCAGGCGAAACGGTCGTTCCACTCCAAAGGCATCATCGTCTGGAACCACAGCTACCAGAGACACCAAGACTCTAGAAGAGCTTCAAATGGAGAACCAGGCTTTGAGACATCTGTCGGATACTCTAGCTAAACGCCTGCATATGTGGGAGGTGAACGCGCAGTCTTCCTCATTCGCTTTGCAGCAATCACTAAAAGCTATCCAAAATCAAGCTGTGGCGTCAAGGCAGGCTTCCCCGTCTGCCTCTGCATCAAGACCTCCGCCAGCAAGGCAGGAGGCGGTGGACATCGATAAAATCAAGGATCTGGAGAACTTGGTGAAGAATCATGAGAAGGAGCTCGAGAGGGTTGGGAAAGAAAATGAGAAACTGAAAACTGTGTTGGGTCGATATAGAGATCGGTGGGAAAAGTTGAAAGAAGGAGCGAGAAACCGACGAGAGGGCAATGGAAGTAgtcctgctgctgcttccGGTGCGAATACAACGGGTGCTGGAAGTAGACCCACTGGTGGAGCCGACCCTGAGGCAGTGCGTTCTCCAGTGATTCCTTCAGCGGACACGGATGTCAACTCTGGAAAAGGCGAGGATATTCAACTGTTAGAGGAATAG